The proteins below come from a single Mycolicibacterium sp. TY81 genomic window:
- a CDS encoding amidohydrolase, protein MSRATDVLAGLPEVRVWQEDLYRDLHEHPELSHQEHRTAKLVSDKLTEIGYEVTGGIGGTGVVGILRNGDGASVLMRADMDALPVAEATGLPYASTVRGTDAAGKDVPVMHACGHDTHVTCLLGAAALLADGRDHWQGTAIALFQPAEEVGGGAAGMVADGLADVVGTVDVALGQHVAPAPAGYVGTRSGPVMAAADSIRVTVYGRGGHGSMPNATIDPVVLAAMIVVRLQTIVSREVAPIETVVLTVGSINSGTKSNIIGDHAVLELNLRTYDEAVRTAVIAAVKRIVIAECQASDSPKEPEFEFYDQFPVTDNDEAATARVHEAFVEQFGDRVLAIPQASASEDFSDIPRALGVPYTYWMFGGIDAAEFSRAAEAGRISQDIPVNHSPTFGPVIQPTLDTGTEALVVAALSWL, encoded by the coding sequence ATGAGTCGTGCGACGGACGTGCTGGCCGGCTTGCCCGAGGTGCGGGTGTGGCAGGAGGACCTGTACCGGGACCTGCACGAGCACCCGGAGTTGTCACACCAGGAACATCGCACCGCAAAGCTGGTGTCGGACAAGCTGACCGAGATCGGCTATGAAGTGACAGGCGGAATCGGCGGCACCGGCGTGGTGGGCATTCTGCGCAACGGTGACGGTGCGTCGGTCCTCATGCGCGCCGACATGGACGCGCTGCCCGTCGCCGAGGCCACCGGGCTGCCCTACGCCAGCACGGTGCGCGGCACCGACGCCGCCGGCAAGGACGTGCCCGTCATGCACGCGTGCGGCCACGACACCCACGTCACCTGTCTGCTCGGCGCGGCCGCGCTGCTGGCCGACGGGCGAGATCACTGGCAGGGCACCGCGATTGCGTTGTTCCAGCCGGCCGAAGAGGTCGGCGGCGGTGCCGCCGGCATGGTCGCCGACGGGCTGGCCGACGTCGTCGGCACGGTCGACGTGGCGCTGGGTCAGCACGTCGCTCCGGCTCCGGCCGGATACGTCGGCACCCGCAGCGGGCCGGTGATGGCCGCGGCCGACAGCATCCGCGTGACGGTCTACGGCCGCGGCGGCCACGGGTCCATGCCCAACGCCACCATCGATCCCGTTGTGCTGGCCGCGATGATCGTCGTCCGGCTCCAGACCATCGTGTCGCGCGAGGTCGCGCCGATCGAGACCGTCGTGCTCACCGTCGGCAGCATCAATTCGGGCACCAAGAGCAACATCATCGGTGACCACGCCGTGCTGGAACTGAATCTGCGCACCTACGACGAGGCGGTGCGCACCGCCGTCATCGCGGCCGTCAAGCGTATCGTCATCGCCGAGTGCCAGGCGTCGGATTCCCCGAAGGAGCCGGAATTCGAGTTCTACGACCAGTTTCCGGTCACCGACAATGACGAGGCCGCCACCGCCCGGGTTCATGAGGCGTTCGTCGAGCAATTCGGCGACCGTGTGCTGGCCATCCCGCAGGCCTCCGCGAGTGAGGATTTCAGCGACATCCCGCGGGCGCTCGGCGTGCCGTACACCTATTGGATGTTCGGCGGCATCGATGCCGCCGAATTCAGCCGTGCTGCCGAAGCCGGCCGGATCAGTCAGGACATCCCGGTGAACCACTCGCCGACGTTCGGCCCGGTGATTCAGCCGACGCTCGACACCGGCACCGAGGCGCTCGTGGTGGCCGCGCTGTCCTGGTTGTAG
- a CDS encoding DUF1942 domain-containing protein — protein sequence MKIKLVAPVGIAAIVFGMAGMTAGSASAANNIKPFGQQETLNEIGYTVKGLKPSSDPVPHNGQLYSATVTVEGVGGWANPITAFFNARAESGANYRVIGGGLPSAPPGGTSTGKLYFDVVGDVPNSVVYNDGMQDLLVWVPRGPVGDASEDVSDTPVGTSEIISTPPAESAPPAEGTPTGGNLFTPEVMAPPPFELSESDVASPGYNSGSGRR from the coding sequence GTGAAGATCAAACTTGTGGCGCCCGTGGGGATCGCCGCGATCGTGTTCGGTATGGCCGGCATGACGGCGGGCTCTGCTTCGGCGGCCAACAACATCAAGCCGTTCGGACAGCAGGAGACGCTGAACGAGATCGGCTACACGGTCAAGGGCCTGAAGCCGAGTTCGGACCCCGTGCCGCACAACGGCCAGCTCTACTCGGCGACCGTGACTGTCGAAGGGGTCGGCGGCTGGGCCAACCCGATCACCGCGTTCTTCAACGCCCGGGCCGAGAGCGGGGCGAACTACCGCGTGATCGGTGGCGGTCTGCCGTCGGCACCGCCCGGCGGGACGTCGACCGGCAAGCTCTACTTCGACGTCGTCGGCGACGTGCCCAACAGCGTCGTCTACAACGACGGTATGCAGGACCTGCTGGTCTGGGTGCCGCGCGGTCCCGTGGGCGATGCATCTGAGGATGTTTCCGACACCCCCGTCGGCACCAGCGAGATCATCAGCACCCCACCCGCGGAGAGTGCACCGCCGGCCGAGGGCACCCCGACAGGGGGCAATCTGTTCACCCCTGAAGTTATGGCGCCGCCGCCGTTCGAGCTCTCCGAGTCGGACGTGGCGTCACCGGGGTATAACTCGGGTAGCGGCCGTCGCTGA
- a CDS encoding plasmid pRiA4b ORF-3 family protein gives MSGGGVDLSMLQQLMADAGRDLFAGVFDEPTPEVGAVPERVRGFRVRVDLMYAKPPIWRRLVLPGDLVLDELHDVLQVAMGWQDGHLHKFGVGADRRTRVYFVTRFDLSEGDDGLVEDGVRLDQVVSGKGDRLFYDYDFGDGWEHVLVVEDVLDDPPSAPVCLAGKMACPPEDCGGLGGYEELAAWVRGGYDPRATPMGLGAQEMRDWLPRGWHPDRFSVTETNDALAASNMR, from the coding sequence GTGTCCGGGGGTGGTGTGGACCTGTCGATGCTGCAACAGCTGATGGCCGATGCTGGCCGGGATTTGTTCGCGGGAGTGTTCGATGAACCGACACCCGAGGTGGGAGCTGTGCCGGAGCGTGTGCGGGGTTTCCGGGTGCGGGTCGACCTGATGTACGCCAAGCCGCCGATCTGGCGTCGTCTGGTCCTGCCGGGTGACCTCGTGCTCGATGAGCTGCATGACGTGCTGCAGGTTGCGATGGGCTGGCAGGACGGTCATCTGCATAAGTTCGGTGTCGGGGCGGACCGGCGTACCCGTGTCTACTTCGTCACCAGATTTGATCTCAGCGAAGGCGACGACGGTCTCGTCGAGGACGGTGTGCGCCTGGATCAGGTGGTCTCCGGTAAGGGCGACCGGTTGTTCTATGACTACGACTTCGGCGACGGATGGGAGCACGTGCTGGTGGTCGAAGACGTTCTCGATGATCCACCTTCGGCTCCGGTGTGCCTGGCGGGCAAGATGGCCTGCCCGCCGGAGGATTGTGGTGGCTTGGGCGGCTATGAGGAATTGGCTGCGTGGGTTCGTGGCGGGTACGACCCGCGGGCAACACCGATGGGGCTGGGTGCGCAGGAGATGCGCGACTGGCTGCCCCGAGGCTGGCACCCCGATCGTTTCTCGGTGACCGAGACCAATGACGCTCTGGCCGCGTCGAATATGCGTTGA
- a CDS encoding site-specific integrase, which produces MADERRKIDLETWGAVERSDGITLRAYADQWMELRTLRPRTRQHYRSMLNRLILPTLGDVKLVTLTPARVRQWHASLGATHSTRNAHAYALLHAICSTAVQDEVLDANPCRIRAAMQTKRKRDVDVLTPAQVDRLASLMPEHLSASVIMAAWCGLRWGETSELRRKDVNGDASVLRIRRAVTYRKGAFDVGEPKTAAGIRDVAVPPHVRPVILAHLNDHVAAAPESLLFPMPDGGHMHGDNYRPFWEKAREGIGKPTLRVHDLRHVGAVLAAQSGATTAELMHRLGHTTPAMALRYQHVAEGRDAEIAERLSKLAAG; this is translated from the coding sequence TTGGCGGATGAACGCCGCAAGATCGACCTAGAGACGTGGGGCGCCGTCGAACGGTCGGACGGCATCACGCTGCGCGCCTACGCCGATCAGTGGATGGAGTTGCGCACGCTGAGGCCGCGGACGCGCCAGCACTACCGCTCGATGCTGAATCGGCTCATTTTGCCGACGCTGGGAGACGTCAAGCTGGTGACGCTCACCCCGGCCCGCGTGCGCCAGTGGCACGCGAGCCTGGGCGCCACCCATTCGACCCGCAATGCCCACGCTTACGCCCTGCTGCACGCGATCTGTTCGACCGCCGTGCAAGACGAAGTGCTCGACGCCAACCCGTGCCGCATCCGGGCTGCGATGCAGACCAAGCGGAAGCGGGATGTCGACGTGCTCACCCCGGCTCAGGTCGACCGGCTAGCCAGTCTGATGCCTGAACATCTGAGCGCCAGCGTCATCATGGCGGCCTGGTGTGGTCTGCGGTGGGGTGAGACATCTGAGCTACGGCGGAAGGACGTCAACGGCGATGCCAGTGTTTTGCGCATACGGCGTGCCGTGACCTACCGAAAAGGCGCGTTCGACGTCGGCGAGCCGAAGACGGCGGCGGGTATCCGGGACGTCGCGGTTCCGCCGCACGTCCGCCCTGTCATCCTGGCGCACCTGAATGACCATGTCGCGGCCGCGCCTGAGTCGCTGCTATTCCCGATGCCGGACGGCGGACACATGCACGGTGACAACTACCGGCCCTTCTGGGAGAAGGCACGCGAGGGTATAGGCAAACCGACACTGCGTGTCCACGATCTGCGGCACGTCGGCGCGGTGCTAGCTGCACAGTCAGGTGCTACGACGGCCGAGCTGATGCACCGACTTGGGCACACAACGCCCGCAATGGCATTGCGATATCAGCATGTCGCGGAAGGGCGAGACGCCGAGATTGCCGAACGTCTATCGAAATTGGCCGCGGGGTAA
- a CDS encoding helix-turn-helix domain-containing protein, producing the protein MKAPKMTNAVARQWIGLPEAAELCGVHYRTLRKWIAEGRLNAVRVGPKLLKVDAADLDKLMKPVGGAV; encoded by the coding sequence ATGAAAGCGCCGAAGATGACGAATGCGGTTGCGCGCCAATGGATAGGTCTACCGGAAGCCGCCGAGCTGTGCGGAGTCCACTATCGGACGCTGCGAAAATGGATCGCCGAGGGCAGGTTGAACGCGGTTCGGGTCGGCCCCAAGTTGCTGAAAGTCGATGCAGCAGACCTGGATAAGCTAATGAAGCCGGTTGGTGGCGCAGTGTGA
- a CDS encoding DUF732 domain-containing protein, whose translation MKRRSAWLAIATAVILTPAIAHADTGSTDLDRLINLLHADGLTRLTSPNDVRAAAVSACVLLEAGWSEDRVVSAAMVSASTPEWVTRDDMAAAVSDFAEVYCPDAAG comes from the coding sequence GTGAAGCGGCGTAGCGCGTGGCTGGCCATAGCGACTGCTGTCATCCTGACACCGGCAATAGCGCACGCCGACACAGGAAGCACCGACCTTGACCGGCTTATCAACCTGCTGCACGCCGATGGGCTGACGCGGCTCACTTCACCGAACGATGTTCGCGCAGCGGCTGTTTCAGCGTGTGTGCTGCTGGAGGCAGGGTGGAGTGAGGACCGCGTGGTGTCGGCAGCGATGGTGTCGGCGTCGACACCGGAGTGGGTCACTCGCGACGACATGGCTGCTGCCGTGTCCGACTTCGCCGAGGTCTACTGCCCGGACGCGGCCGGGTGA
- a CDS encoding WhiB family transcriptional regulator: MELVGRILRGIPRFGGVAACSQVEATLFDGESAEDVAMALSICDTCQVKAECVEWLASQPRSVRPRGVIGGVYRKTTGDNAA, from the coding sequence ATGGAACTGGTAGGCAGAATCCTGCGCGGCATACCAAGGTTCGGCGGCGTCGCTGCGTGTTCCCAAGTCGAGGCAACGCTATTCGACGGTGAGTCTGCCGAAGACGTCGCAATGGCGTTGTCGATCTGCGATACCTGTCAAGTCAAGGCCGAGTGCGTGGAATGGCTTGCTAGTCAACCGCGATCGGTACGACCCCGGGGTGTGATCGGGGGTGTCTATCGCAAAACCACTGGCGATAATGCGGCCTGA
- a CDS encoding class I SAM-dependent methyltransferase: protein MTGDVLDPGCGSGWHAIEYARHGCTVTGYELAPTAINRARMNAKRSGVSVTVAQCDVTTMSDGGQRFDTVVDSKCYDNLRPDQRPAYATELHQVTRPGARLYLFAFGPGEVNGYHNHDVSDVVDVRTVLPECGWRISYIGTTMYQLRTDYWQPHCSQCPPVVRGDRLAIPMIEVHADRVG, encoded by the coding sequence ATCACCGGAGATGTTCTAGACCCGGGGTGCGGATCAGGTTGGCACGCCATCGAGTATGCCCGGCATGGCTGCACGGTAACCGGCTACGAACTCGCGCCAACGGCAATCAACCGCGCGCGGATGAATGCGAAGAGGTCCGGTGTATCAGTAACTGTCGCTCAATGCGACGTCACCACGATGAGCGATGGTGGACAGCGCTTCGATACCGTCGTGGACTCGAAGTGCTACGACAACCTGCGGCCTGATCAGCGCCCTGCGTACGCGACCGAGCTGCACCAGGTGACCAGACCTGGCGCACGGCTTTACTTATTCGCTTTCGGACCCGGTGAGGTCAACGGCTATCACAATCATGATGTGAGCGACGTGGTCGACGTTCGGACCGTGCTGCCTGAATGCGGTTGGCGCATAAGCTATATCGGGACCACCATGTATCAGTTGCGAACGGACTACTGGCAGCCGCATTGCTCACAATGCCCTCCGGTTGTCCGCGGCGACCGATTGGCTATCCCCATGATTGAAGTCCACGCCGACCGGGTCGGATGA
- a CDS encoding zinc-ribbon domain-containing protein has protein sequence MATILKPKPGESLAELCPGIAEEWHPTLNGELTAYDVRLGCNAEVWWLCSTCGHEWQNKVYARGTQGRGCPPCGIARRTASAAKPKPGESLAEAAPHVAAEWHPTLNGDLTPAQVRVGSGKMAWWKCARCQHEWKTTICRRTTQGGTGCRECWLVRKAILRSTPKPGQSFGDQFPGPAAEWHPTRNGDLTPWQVKPGSNRRVWWLCGDGHEWDVSPSNRRRGERCPTCAELQRSITKWVCCTIR, from the coding sequence ATGGCCACCATCTTGAAGCCGAAGCCCGGTGAATCGCTGGCTGAACTGTGTCCCGGGATCGCCGAGGAGTGGCATCCGACTTTGAACGGCGAACTAACTGCTTACGACGTGCGGCTCGGTTGCAACGCTGAAGTGTGGTGGCTGTGCTCCACGTGTGGCCATGAATGGCAGAACAAGGTGTACGCCCGTGGGACGCAGGGCCGAGGATGCCCGCCGTGCGGCATCGCGCGTAGGACAGCATCGGCGGCGAAGCCCAAACCCGGTGAATCGCTTGCCGAAGCCGCTCCGCACGTAGCTGCCGAATGGCATCCCACGCTGAACGGCGACCTGACGCCGGCGCAGGTCCGAGTCGGCAGCGGCAAGATGGCTTGGTGGAAGTGCGCAAGATGCCAGCACGAATGGAAGACGACGATCTGTCGTCGAACGACCCAAGGCGGCACAGGTTGTCGGGAGTGCTGGCTGGTGCGCAAAGCGATCTTGCGGTCAACGCCGAAGCCCGGTCAGAGCTTTGGCGACCAATTCCCGGGGCCGGCAGCTGAGTGGCATCCGACCCGTAACGGCGACCTCACTCCTTGGCAAGTGAAACCGGGCAGCAACAGACGGGTTTGGTGGTTGTGTGGAGACGGTCACGAATGGGACGTGTCGCCTAGCAACCGCCGCAGGGGTGAGCGTTGTCCGACGTGCGCGGAATTGCAGCGGTCCATTACGAAGTGGGTCTGCTGCACGATCAGGTGA
- a CDS encoding IS3 family transposase (programmed frameshift) — MARPYPREFRDDVVRVARNRDDGVTIEQIATDFGVHPMTLQKWLRQADIDEGTKPGKSASESGELREARRRIKLLEQENEVLRRAAAYLSQANLPKRVYPLVKELAADGIPVAVTCRVLKLSRQPYYRWLADPITEAELIEAYRANALFDAHADDPEFGYRYLVEEARDAGEPMAERTAWRICSQNRLWSVFGKKRGKNGKVGPPVHDDLVERDFTAEGPNQLWLSDITEHRTGEGKLYLCAIKDVFSNRIVGYSIDSRMKSQLAIRALHSAVARRGDVAGCILHSDRGSQFRSRKFVHALNQHEMVGSMGRVGAAGDNAAMESFFSLLQKNVLDRRRWDTREQLRIAIVTWIERTYHRRRRQSGLGRLTPIEFEAIMTTPASQAA; from the exons ATGGCAAGGCCCTACCCCCGCGAGTTCCGCGACGACGTCGTCCGGGTCGCTCGCAACCGCGATGACGGTGTAACGATCGAGCAGATCGCCACCGATTTCGGAGTGCACCCGATGACGCTGCAGAAATGGCTCCGTCAGGCCGACATCGACGAAGGCACCAAGCCCGGCAAGAGCGCCAGCGAGTCCGGTGAGCTGCGCGAAGCCCGACGGCGGATCAAACTGCTAGAGCAAGAGAACGAGGTGCTGCGTCGGGCCGCAGCGTATTTATCGCAGGCCAATCTGCCG AAAAGGGTCTACCCGCTCGTGAAAGAGCTCGCCGCCGACGGGATCCCCGTCGCGGTGACGTGCCGGGTACTCAAGCTCTCCCGCCAACCGTATTACCGCTGGCTGGCCGACCCCATCACCGAGGCCGAACTCATCGAGGCCTACCGCGCCAATGCGCTGTTCGACGCGCACGCAGACGATCCGGAGTTCGGCTACCGCTACCTCGTGGAGGAGGCGCGCGATGCCGGCGAGCCGATGGCCGAGCGCACCGCATGGCGGATCTGCTCGCAGAATCGACTGTGGAGCGTGTTTGGTAAGAAACGCGGCAAGAACGGCAAAGTCGGGCCGCCGGTGCACGACGATCTTGTCGAGCGTGACTTCACCGCTGAAGGGCCAAATCAGTTGTGGCTCAGTGACATCACTGAGCACCGCACCGGTGAGGGCAAGCTCTACCTCTGTGCGATTAAGGACGTGTTCTCCAACCGGATCGTCGGCTACAGCATCGACTCCCGAATGAAGTCACAACTGGCCATCCGGGCACTACACAGCGCGGTAGCCCGACGCGGAGATGTCGCGGGGTGCATTCTGCACTCGGATCGCGGATCTCAGTTCCGGTCAAGGAAATTCGTACACGCCTTGAATCAACACGAGATGGTCGGCTCTATGGGCCGTGTCGGAGCCGCCGGCGACAACGCCGCCATGGAGAGCTTCTTTAGCCTGCTGCAGAAGAACGTGCTCGACCGCCGCCGCTGGGACACCCGAGAACAACTCCGCATCGCGATCGTCACCTGGATCGAGCGCACCTACCACCGGCGCCGCCGCCAGTCCGGCCTCGGGCGGTTGACCCCGATCGAATTCGAAGCAATCATGACCACACCGGCCAGTCAGGCCGCGTGA
- a CDS encoding zinc-ribbon domain-containing protein: MRPDIAAEWHPTKNAPTTAADVNPGSKKPRWWLCGKCALSISHQEPGERMPRRGNGVRPEKEQWSKARGSASG, from the coding sequence GTGCGCCCGGATATCGCCGCCGAATGGCATCCGACGAAGAACGCGCCAACTACCGCGGCCGATGTCAACCCGGGCAGCAAGAAGCCTCGGTGGTGGCTGTGTGGGAAGTGCGCCTTATCGATATCGCACCAAGAGCCTGGCGAGCGAATGCCCAGACGTGGCAATGGAGTTCGACCCGAAAAAGAACAATGGAGTAAAGCCAGAGGAAGTGCATCCGGGTAG
- a CDS encoding zinc-ribbon domain-containing protein: MEFDPKKNNGVKPEEVHPGSNTKFIWTCRDCGHEWSSMVWIRSAGHGCPKCSRKRGAAKRALPPPGGSFADLFPVPAVEWHPTRNAPLTAHDVRPASDRLVWWQCKRGHEWQARVVDRRKFGRCRECRAEGHR, encoded by the coding sequence ATGGAGTTCGACCCGAAAAAGAACAATGGAGTAAAGCCAGAGGAAGTGCATCCGGGTAGCAACACCAAGTTCATATGGACCTGTCGAGACTGTGGCCACGAATGGTCGTCGATGGTTTGGATTCGCAGTGCTGGACACGGTTGTCCCAAGTGCTCGCGGAAACGCGGTGCGGCAAAGCGGGCTCTACCACCACCCGGCGGATCGTTCGCTGACCTATTTCCTGTGCCCGCGGTCGAATGGCACCCCACGCGCAACGCCCCATTGACGGCTCACGACGTGCGCCCGGCTAGTGACAGGCTCGTTTGGTGGCAGTGCAAGCGCGGACATGAATGGCAGGCAAGGGTGGTCGATCGCCGGAAATTCGGACGGTGCCGGGAATGTCGCGCAGAGGGTCACCGCTAG
- a CDS encoding DUF732 domain-containing protein, whose amino-acid sequence MTREAAAGIVLALVCATPLAHADTPDAKFLAALQANGIQGDPGQLVADGHSACDNYGGIGMTGFIIGLRARGLSADQAGNLVADGIRAYCPEKGPWGPL is encoded by the coding sequence ATGACCCGCGAAGCAGCGGCCGGTATCGTGCTCGCGCTAGTATGCGCCACCCCGCTGGCTCACGCGGATACCCCTGATGCCAAATTCCTTGCCGCGTTGCAGGCCAACGGAATACAGGGCGATCCTGGCCAGCTCGTGGCCGACGGTCATTCAGCATGTGACAACTACGGCGGTATCGGGATGACCGGTTTCATCATCGGGCTACGTGCTCGTGGGCTGTCCGCCGATCAGGCGGGCAACCTTGTCGCGGACGGCATTCGGGCCTACTGCCCAGAAAAGGGACCATGGGGTCCGCTGTGA
- a CDS encoding DUF732 domain-containing protein, producing the protein MKTLLAMAVAGAAVVLAAPAHADDDDAIFLQVIHHYGITFPTNASAVSAARFVCSQIDSGWTPAEVSMKVYNITNKTVTADDAGYFVGASVAAYCPEYKDQL; encoded by the coding sequence ATGAAGACTTTGCTGGCAATGGCTGTTGCTGGCGCGGCGGTTGTGTTGGCCGCACCGGCTCATGCCGATGACGATGACGCGATATTCCTCCAGGTGATTCACCACTACGGGATTACGTTTCCCACCAATGCGAGCGCGGTGAGCGCTGCCCGGTTCGTGTGCAGCCAGATCGACTCTGGCTGGACCCCGGCCGAGGTCTCGATGAAGGTGTACAACATCACCAACAAGACGGTTACCGCGGATGACGCCGGGTACTTTGTGGGCGCGTCTGTGGCGGCCTACTGCCCGGAGTATAAGGACCAGCTCTAG
- a CDS encoding zinc-ribbon domain-containing protein, with translation MAAILKPKPGESLADLRPDVAAEWHPTLNGGLTAYDVRPGCNADVWWRCSTCGHEWKNKVYKRGTAGRGCPPCGIARRAAAAAKPRPGESLAEAAPDVAAEWHPTLNDGLTPAEVRVGSGRAVWWKCSRCQHEWQAAVNKRSQVGIGCHKCAVAHRAVLRSTPKRGNSFADRFPEAAAEWHPTKNGHLTAHDVRPASSKRVWWLCSEGHEWTVSPSNRQRGEQCPECDEARRAIAKSTPKAGRSLADLYPDVAVEWHPTKNAPLTAADVNPGARQHRWWQCRAAGHVWAAPPYKRVDRGDGCPECSTIGVSARQLRLEYELAAAGLAVAHGHPPIPVKHRRPVRADIVIPSLGIVVEYDGVRFHADLDRRDRAQTDALNAAGWTVLRVRELPLHSVGGYEVFVSPTEPIKTVTVKVLQELAEIGCVAERFDDYLRDLQVWAEAAANQAIYRHRAVSLATEFPAIAAELDPAKNDGITADRIHPGSKTKFVWTCSECSNEWRSQVGIRTRGSGCPRCGYRTVARKRSAPQAGESFADLFPDAAREWHPTRNGELTPDQLRPASGVRAWWLCSRGHEWRAVVATRRSSGCPECYGARRAHRD, from the coding sequence GTGGCCGCCATCTTGAAGCCGAAACCCGGCGAGTCACTGGCTGATCTGCGACCCGATGTTGCAGCGGAGTGGCACCCGACGCTGAATGGTGGTCTGACCGCGTACGACGTGCGGCCTGGATGCAATGCCGACGTGTGGTGGCGGTGCTCGACTTGCGGGCACGAGTGGAAGAACAAGGTGTACAAGCGTGGGACGGCGGGCAGGGGGTGCCCACCGTGCGGGATAGCGCGGCGTGCTGCTGCGGCGGCGAAGCCCAGGCCGGGAGAATCGCTTGCCGAGGCGGCGCCTGACGTCGCCGCCGAATGGCACCCCACACTCAATGATGGCCTGACGCCAGCGGAGGTACGAGTCGGCAGCGGACGGGCCGTCTGGTGGAAATGTTCGCGCTGCCAACACGAATGGCAAGCTGCTGTTAACAAGCGCAGCCAGGTCGGCATCGGCTGCCACAAATGCGCGGTCGCACACCGCGCCGTCTTGCGATCAACCCCTAAGCGCGGCAACAGTTTTGCCGATAGATTCCCCGAAGCGGCGGCCGAGTGGCATCCCACAAAGAACGGCCACCTGACTGCACACGATGTTCGGCCAGCGAGCAGCAAACGGGTTTGGTGGCTATGCAGTGAGGGGCACGAGTGGACCGTATCGCCGAGCAACCGCCAACGAGGGGAGCAGTGCCCCGAATGCGACGAGGCCAGACGTGCAATCGCGAAATCAACGCCCAAGGCGGGCCGGTCGCTGGCTGACCTGTACCCCGATGTCGCTGTGGAGTGGCACCCCACAAAGAATGCGCCGCTAACGGCGGCCGACGTGAATCCTGGCGCCAGACAACACAGGTGGTGGCAGTGCAGGGCGGCCGGGCATGTGTGGGCCGCGCCGCCTTACAAGCGTGTGGACCGTGGCGACGGTTGCCCGGAATGTTCGACCATCGGTGTTTCGGCGCGCCAGCTTAGGCTTGAATACGAATTGGCCGCGGCTGGACTGGCTGTTGCACATGGCCATCCTCCAATACCTGTGAAGCACCGGCGGCCGGTCCGGGCTGACATCGTTATACCCAGTCTCGGCATAGTCGTGGAATACGACGGTGTGCGATTCCATGCCGACCTGGACCGCCGAGACCGAGCACAAACCGACGCGCTCAATGCGGCAGGTTGGACGGTTCTACGTGTCCGCGAACTGCCGTTGCACAGCGTTGGCGGGTATGAGGTCTTCGTATCGCCCACCGAGCCGATAAAGACAGTGACCGTGAAGGTGTTGCAGGAGCTAGCGGAAATCGGTTGCGTGGCAGAACGATTCGATGACTACTTGCGCGATCTGCAAGTGTGGGCTGAAGCCGCCGCCAATCAAGCAATATACAGGCACCGCGCGGTTAGTCTCGCGACCGAGTTTCCGGCAATCGCCGCGGAGTTGGACCCTGCTAAGAACGACGGCATCACTGCCGACCGCATCCACCCTGGCAGCAAGACGAAATTTGTGTGGACGTGCTCGGAATGCTCCAACGAATGGCGGTCGCAGGTAGGTATTCGCACCCGTGGCAGCGGATGCCCGCGATGCGGTTACCGGACGGTGGCGCGTAAGCGGTCAGCACCGCAGGCAGGCGAGTCGTTCGCTGACCTGTTTCCCGATGCGGCGAGAGAATGGCACCCGACTAGGAACGGTGAGCTGACGCCGGACCAACTGCGCCCGGCAAGCGGTGTGCGCGCGTGGTGGCTGTGCTCACGGGGACACGAGTGGCGAGCCGTGGTTGCAACTCGCAGAAGCAGCGGGTGCCCAGAGTGCTACGGCGCGCGCCGAGCCCATCGGGACTAG